A single genomic interval of Drosophila virilis strain 15010-1051.87 chromosome 2, Dvir_AGI_RSII-ME, whole genome shotgun sequence harbors:
- the LOC6629951 gene encoding serine-rich adhesin for platelets isoform X1, with protein MAAINTVPKSIHLPLTNLSAPRVLMCSASVGSEGSVTLQLRDANALEAADSTTTATTATATTIATNAISTSSLGTQANGVTVLETFSASSGITSALENALTIGYPDPDMLADVLGTIQTASLKTKQTSSNTNIYTNNSKRSSYINGSSRRNSSTSTTILNNTLATTSSGVHLAGPNKITITRRSASNKISVQTVSASTNTTISSIGGSKTNYIKNCLIRSSSCSNTATNVTTLAQIMSNSSTSSAASLLSQHNNNSNCSNSSNFSNASSVGSSISIGSSSSSSNSSSNDSNSSSGHSLSFKSNGRNVPGIVTAAASTNTTATGIGIITVDNAPRKSRPKLSSPTRHGPQQCQICSKIFGNASALAKHKLTHSDERKYICALCSKAFKRQDHLNGHMMTHRNKKPYECKADGCGKSYCDARSLRRHSENHHGGVATLNNNSLSPTASSNCGSGSSSSSSSSVGVATSSLSLSPATASGDASSPDGATCIRTYISTGSSVVDAATGIALSDEQIKAMNLPIKSGVTLLSPTTSTSSIASSTTSSSCSTSGGSCSSVLTSSPTITLSDGATLEGDGLTREQLDLISKIMQQTKQTSAQVTVSSPNSVSSYKINTETAPVSARPRTWNMQLLNNAQNVTVTVEDGTDMVASASSSPDEVKDDELNQQLVAAINPHLLNIVKIDKPVECNLCHRKFKNIPALNGHMRLHGGYFKKDPETKRSEKKDSNGPPLQTASIGVRALIEEKIISKRKDINKGAFVVPAPPSSTASNGGVGGCSNNSNSLRRSLSDLESFLNPKSNTSSLSQALATSTSTTTAVLPAATTIKSTSGLSIQQIGLPQSIEIFSGGHRHPKTLNLGSGANTITITTNNVPTTTTMSALTALKGGGSISGVTSNADSKDSTLIELLKRGTRIAVASKKTQLQAQNSTNLILSNVGGSELTTISSSVQTGRQIITNNNRTVIIPSDVHVVSTKSKLISSNALTTNDSNTTCSASSISLPDGTPLSLTITPSQESVGVGEANGIAGGGGVYTVTYTSDADASDLFDDAEVYNVSDTEMLLQTVDTMELLNDDEDEVHKSEHSEDFSLLSEASDNVQTRLVKLEPDPVHSSTASNLNKTTPLPTFQQFHSKEIIMQNSSQIQAIANMRGSNTLGLLSSPLHSPLAYPTPPSSHENVAQSSPFVEDAAAQFVDASHTFFSDKTDFSQVYFKTDESDSMQQLSDNDNEKILKLKSVLEESSFDPSIKVEDLLNSTEDDAECDLREFAETNLSFLDEDQEFLNDSRNATSPLSESFFTSGIGSAEDVKQVLREVLPDENMQLQLTSEQQGENIIDLYYLPGLGLQSQMMPNSDDPLLSSSPREFGQQRQVVQTTTSTPSTTQPVEQLQSTTVLYDQHQLQQQLQLQPQQEQQEQHQEQHQQQQHQQQQQQQQQQQQQEQQSQQQQEQMQLPQQSAIQSEQPQQEQQTDFMLTNFTPVSCQTQYLDTNQQSMMLQPLNSLLQPILYGSNSTSNDKQAFTSMLNSNAGQTTELDASLLFACGDSIKNNCSKPMLAALPAAVATPVVTPTPSVSNLQPLSNQTNSILKRRLRSNGAQDVHKFSKFQTLSPHRSKLRKPSRTHYTPAPILNPDRKGTGLYCNVRKQLGQGMFDVFDDDFGDPVGLVDFCDESKVNLGSTYQAQIPACKSPEESTKETMSADLLWDPSVQIDEKILMRYIDLSKSSAVPMGSHSEEVALQTLLEAKGNSAAAVLTLLQTQSSAFQMKWTAYELEQFLRGLEKHGKDFGKIASELLTKTSGECVQMYYFWKKLCVDYKVSHLKMEPVPASTPTVEQKPYVCEIADCSASFTSKAALHGHVRIHAYGRNASNSNSNNNNNNNQHATAVSANNNHTCNNSSNNNSNNACASQTSSHTNQCNSATTTIITHANGNNSTLNNNIISNNIAPGSSINTALLSAAAAAGAGTAGTTSTASKDSSNSNNSNTAKESEFPCKVCGKVFNKVKSRSAHMKTHRVQEAEQSSNSKQQSNNGTLSAVTVAVAASAVPSAPSAVTVLATASS; from the exons ATGGCTGCCATAAATACG GTACCTAAGAGCATACACCTGCCATTGACGAATCTCAGCGCACCGCGCGTGCTGATGTGCAGCGCATCTGTCGGCAGCGAGGGTTCCGTAACACTGCAACTAAGAGATGCGAATGCCTTGGAGGCAGCCGACAgcacgacaacagcaacaacagcaacagcaacaacaatagcaacaaatgcaatatcAACATCGTCATTAGGCACCCAAGCGAATGGCGTCACAGTGCTTGAAACGTTCTCGGCATCGTCAGGAATAACGTCAGCATTGGAGAATGCGCTGACCATTGGCTATCCGGATCCGGACATGTTAGCAGATGTCTTGGGCACCATACAGACCGCCT CACTTAAAACCAAACAAACTAGCAGCAATACTAACATCTATACCAACAACAGTAAACGAAGTAGCTACATCAATGGTAGCAGCAGGAGAAACAGCAGCACTTCAACAACAATTCTGAACAACACCCTAGCAACAACGAGCTCTGGAGTTCATCTGGCCGGTCCAAATAAAATAACGATAACGCGACGAAGTGCCAGCAATAAGATCAGCGTGCAAACTGTAAGCGCTTCCACAAATACAACCATTAGCAGCATTGGCGGCAGTAAGACCAACTACATAAAGAATTGCCTGATacggagcagcagctgcagcaacacgGCCACCAATGTCACGACGCTGGCGCAGATtatgagcaacagcagcaccagcagcgcAGCCAGTTTACTCAGTCAgcacaataataatagcaactgtagcaacagcagcaattttAGCAACGCCTCATCCGTGGGCAGCAGCATTAgcattggcagcagcagcagcagcagcaacagcagcagcaacgacagcaacagcagcagtggtCACAGTTTAAGCTTCAAGAGCAACGGTCGAAATGTTCCTGGTATTGTAACTGCAGCAGCATCCACGAACACCACAGCCACCGGCATTGGCATTATCACCGTCGATAACGCACCCAGAAAGAGCCGACCCAAACTATCCTCGCCGACTCGTCACGGACCCCAGCAGTGTCAG ATTTGTAGCAAGATCTTTGGAAATGCTTCGGCACTGGCCAAGCACAAACTGACGCACAGCGACGAGCGGAAATATATTTGTGCGCTCTGCTCGAAGGCATTCAAGCGGCAAGATCACTT AAACGGACACATGATGACGCATCGCAACAAGAAGCCTTACGAGTGTAAGGCAGATGGCTGCGGCAAATCATATTGCGATGCGCGTTCTCTCCGCCGTCATTCAGAGAATCACCATGGAGGCGTGGCAACGCTCAATAACAACTCACTCTCGCCCACAGCTAGCTCAAACTGCGGCAgcggaagcagcagcagcagcagcagtagtgTGGGTGTGGCCACCAGCTCTCTAAGTCTTTCACCGGCTACAGCTAGTGGGGACGCCAGCTCGCCAGATGGGGCCACTTGCATTCGTACCTACATTTCCACAGGCAGCTCTGTGGTGGATGCTGCCACTGGCATTGCGCTGTCCGATGAACAGATCAAGGCTATGAATTTGCCCATTAAATCGGGAGTCACATTACTGTCGCCCACCACTTCGACATCCTCAATAGCATCGTCGACAACATCCTCATCATGCTCAACATCTGGCGGTAGCTGCAGCTCCGTTCTGACTAGTTCGCCCACAATTACGCTTAGTGATGGCGCAACCTTAGAGGGCGATGGATTAACGCGCGAGCAACTCGATCTCATAAGCAAGATCATGCAACAGACGAAGCAAACCAGTGCCCAGGTGACGGTCTCTTCGCCCAACAGCGTCAGCTCCTATAAGATCAATACAGAGACAGCACCAGTCTCGGCACGTCCACGCACGTGGAACATGCAATTG CTCAATAATGCGCAAAATGTCACCGTAACCGTGGAGGATGGTACCGATATGGTTGCGTCCGCTTCAAGTTCACCCGACGAGGTCAAGGACGATGAATTGAACCAGCAGCTAGTGGCCGCTATTAATCCCCACCTGCTCAATATTGTTAAGATCGACAAGCCAGTTGAGTGCAATCTATGTCACCGCAAGTTCAAAAATATACCCGCTCTTAATGGGCACATGCGTCTGCATGGCGGTTACTTCAAAAAGGATCCGGAAACCAAGCGCAGCGAGAAAAAGGACTCCAACGGACCGCCATTGCAGACTGCGAGCATAGGTGTGCGTGCCCTTATCGAGGAGAAGATCATTAGTAAGCGCAAGGACATCAATAAG GGCGCCTTTGTTGTGCCTGCTCCACCCAGCAGCACCGCAAGCAACGGAGGTGTTGGTGGCtgtagcaacaacagcaacagccttCGCCGCTCCTTAAGCGACTTAGAGAGCTTCTTAAATCCGAAGAGTAACACGAGCAGCCTGAGCCAGGCACTAGCCACCAGCACCAGTACTACTACAGCGGTGCTGCCAGCGGCTACCACTATCAAGAGCACCTCTGGGCTAAGTATACAGCAGATTGGACTGCCGCAAAGTATTGAGATCTTCAGCGGAGGTCACAGACATCCCAAAACCCTTAATTTGGGCAGTGGTGCCAATACCATTACCATTACCACCAACAACGTGCCAACGACAACTACCATGAGCGCACTGACGGCTCTTAAGGGCGGCGGTAGCATCAGTGGTGTCACTAGCAACGCGGACTCCAAGGACTCGACGTTAATTGAGTTACTTAAGCGTGGAACGCGCATTGCCGTGGCCTCTAAGAAAACACAGCTACAGGCACAAAACAGTACAAATCTGATCTTAAGCAATGTTGGCGGCTCAGAGCTCACAACCATTAGCAGCAGTGTCCAGACTGGTCGGCAGATTATTACCAACAACAATCGCACCGTCATCATACCTTCTGATGTGCACGTGGTGTCCACCAAGAGCAAGTTAATTTCTAGCAACGCTCTCACAACCAACGACAGCAATACAACTTGTTCTGCAAGCAGTATATCATTGCCAGACGGGACTCCCCTCTCCCTTACCATTACGCCCAGCCAGGAGAGTGTGGGTGTCGGTGAAGCAAACGGCATAGCTGGTGGTGGAGGTGTTTACACTGTAACTTACACTAGCGATGCGGATGCATCCGATCTCTTCGACGACGCTGAGGTGTACAATGTGTCGGACACGGAAATGCTACTGCAAACGGTGGATACTATGGAACTGCTCAACGATGACGAGGATGAAGTGCACAAAAGCGAACATTCCGAGGACTTTTCGCTGCTCAGTGAGGCCAGCGATAATGTTCAAACACGGCTGGTCAAGCTGGAGCCCGATCCTGTACACAGCAGCACAGCCAGCAACCTTAATAAAACAACGCCGTTACCCACCTTTCAGCAATTTCATTCCAAGGAGATTATCATGCAGAACAGTTCTCAAATCCAGGCCATCGCCAACATGCGTGGAAGCAACACCCTAGGCTTGCTTTCGTCACCGTTGCATTCGCCACTAGCCTACCCGACGCCACCCTCTAGCCACGAGAATGTGGCTCAATCCTCACCCTTTGTAGAGGATGCTGCGGCTCAGTTTGTGGATGCCAGTCACACGTTCTTTAGCGATAAAACAGACTTTTCACAAGTCTATTTTAAAACAGACGAGAGCGATTCCATGCAGCAGCTCAGTGATAATGACAATGAGAAAATACTTAAACTAAAGTCGGTGCTGGAAGAAAGCAGCTTCGATCCATCCATTAAGGTGGAAGATCTCTTGAACAGCACCGAGGACGATGCCGAATGCGACCTGCGGGAGTTTGCCGAGACGAATCTCTCATTTCTCGATGAGGATCAGGAGTTCCTAAATGATTCACGAAATGCTACCTCGCCTCTGTCTGAGTCCTTCTTCACCAGTGGCATTGGATCTGCAGAAGATGTTAAGCAGGTGCTACGTGAGGTGCTGCCCGATGAAAATATGCAACTGCAGCTAACTAGCGAGCAGCAGGGCGAGAACATCATTGACCTTTACTATTTACCGGGGCTGGGCCTGCAATCCCAAATGATGCCAAACTCTGATGATCCGCTTTTGTCCTCCTCACCAAGAGAATTCGGACAGCAGCGACAGGTTGTCCAAACGACAACGTCCACGCCATCGACCACACAACCTGTCGAGCAGTTGCAGTCTACCACCGTACTGTACGATCAACatcaactgcaacagcaactgcaactgcagccccagcaggaacagcaagagcaacaccaggagcaacatcagcagcaacagcatcagcaacagcagcagcaacagcagcagcaacagcaacaagaacagcaatcccagcaacagcaagagcaaatgcaattgccgCAGCAGTCTGCAATTCAATCtgaacaaccacaacaggaacaacagaCAGACTTTATGCTCACCAACTTTACTCCCGTGTCCTGTCAAACACAGTACCTAGATACCAATCAGCAGTCGATGATGCTGCAGCCACTGAATAGTTTGCTGCAGCCAATACTTtatggcagcaacagcacctcCAACGATAAACAAGCATTTACCTCGATGCTTAACTCGAATGCCGGTCAGACAACTGAACTGGATGCGAGCCTGCTCTTTGCCTGCGGCGACAGTATCAAAAATAACTGCAGCAAACCTATGCTTGCTGCATTACCTGCAGCAGTAGCTACACCAGTAGTCACTCCAACACCAAGCGTTTCCAATCTACAGCCGCTGTCCAACCAAACTAATTCCATATTAAAGCGTCGCCTGCGTTCAAATGGAGCACAGGATGTGCACAAGTTCTCGAAATTCCAAACACTTTCACCGCATCGCTCAAAGCTACGCAAGCCTTCGCGCACCCACTACACACCCGCGCCAATTCTTAATCCAGATCGCAAGGGCACAGGACTCTATTGCAATGTGCGTAAGCAGCTCGGCCAAGGAATGTTTGACGTCTTTGACGATGACTTTGGCGATCCTGTGGGCTTGGTTGATTTCTGCGATGAGTCCAAGGTGAATCTAGGTTCCACTTATCAAGCGCAGATCCCAGCCTGTAAATCGCCCGAAGAATCCACCAAGGAAACAATGAGTGCAGACCTACTTTGGGATCCAAGCGTACAGATAGACGAGAAGATACTAATGCGTTATATAGATCTCAGCAAATCCTCGGCCGTACCCATGGGTAGCCATTCCGAAGAGGTAGCCCTTCAAACGCTGCTTGAGGCCAAAGGCAACTCAGCGGCGGCGGTGCTCACCCTGTTGCAAACGCAGTCCAGCGCGTTTCAAATGAAATGGACTGCCTATGAGCTAGAGCAGTTTCTACGTGGCCTGGAGAAGCACGGGAAggattttggaaaaattgcCAGCGAG TTACTTACGAAGACCTCGGGCGAATGCGTtcaaatgtattatttttggaaaaaacTATGTGTGGACTACAAGGTCTCTCACTTAAAGATGGAGCCAGTTCCTGCGAGCACTCCAACGGTGGAACAGAAGCCCTACGTCTGCGAGATTGCCGACTGCTCGGCG AGCTTCACCTCGAAAGCAGCTCTGCATGGTCATGTTCGCATACACGCTTATGGCAGAAATGCCAGCAACagtaatagcaacaacaacaacaacaacaaccagcatGCCACGGCAGTTAgtgccaacaacaaccatacttgcaacaatagcagcaacaacaatagcaacaacgcATGCGCATCCCAGACTAGTAGCCATACCAATCAATGCAacagtgcaacaacaacaatcataaCGCACGCCAATGGCAATAACTCCACCCTCAACAACAATAttatcagcaacaacattgcACCAGGCTCTTCCATAAATACTGCTCTgttatcagcagcagcagcagcaggagcaggaacaGCAGGAACGACATCGACAGCATCAaaagacagcagcaacagcaacaattccAATACAGCCAAGGAGAGTGAATTTCCCTGCAAGGTGTGCGGCAA AGTCTTCAATAAGGTCAAAAGCCGCAGTGCCCATATGAAAACGCATCGAGTACAAGAAGCTGAACAATCATCAAATTCCAAACAGCAATCTAACAATGGAACTCTGTCTGCAGTAACAGTGGCAGTAGCAGCATCAGCAGTACCATCGGCTCCCTCTGCAGTAACAGTTCTGGCCACCGCATCTTCTTAG